The DNA segment CGGCATTGTCGGACTTGACGATCAGAACGGCCTTCGAAGCGATATAGGGCTCGGAGAAGTCATACTTCTTCTTGCGCTCTTCGGTAATGCCGACCTGGTTGATGACGGCGTCGTAGCGGTTGGCATCGAGACCGGCGATCAGGCCATCCCATTTGCCTTCGAGGAATTCGGCCTTGACGCCAAGCTTCTGAGCAACGGCCTCGCCGATTTCGACGTCGAAGCCGACGAGCTTGCCGCTTTCGTCATGATAGGTGAACGGGGCATAGGTGCCTTCCGTGCCGATCTTCAGCGCGCCGGCCGATTTGACGGCTTCCAGGTTTTCACCGGCAAAAGCAGATCCGGAAACCAGCTGGGCAAAGGCGGCAGCGGCGAGAAGTGTGGGAACCCATTTCATTTTATTTTTCCATCTTTTGGTCCGGCCGTTTGCCGGTGTGGGGGGACAATCGCATGCCGCTTTATCCATGACAGCGCACAAAACTTCATTGTTCCCTGCAGGAGCGAAAGGTTTTTCTCATATTCACATGGTTTCCACGCAAAATTGGCGCAGAGCGCTTAAAATCAAGGCCGGGTGCTGATTTTTGCGGCAGGGCTTTCAGAGACTCATCCAAAAACATCAATAAATCGATTGAAATTCCGGCAATCTACATTTATGCACGTTTATGCCGATTTACACGCGTTTATCCGTGATTTGAGTTTTCATGCAGACAGAACTGCTTTTACGACAGAGACAGAGCCTCATCCAGGACCGGTTGCGGTTGTCAGGCCGCGTGCTGGCGGTTGATCTGGCCCAGGAGTTCAACGTTTCTGAGGATACGATCCGCAGGGACCTGCGCGAACTGGCGGCAGCCGGGCTTTGCGAACGGGTCTATGGCGGTGCGCTGCCGGTCGCGCCGGGCGGCACGACGCTGGTCCAGCGCGTCGGCGAGGCGCTGGGGCGCAAGGCGGCGCTTGCTTCAGCCGCCGTGCCCTTCATCACATCAGGCATGACTGTGTTTTTCGATGCGAGCTCGACCAATCTTGCGATCGCCCAGGCGCTTCCAAGCGGGCTGGAGCTGACGGCGGTGACCAATACGCCGCTGATTGCAGCCGAACTGATGAAAAATCCCGGTGCCGATATCATTCTTATCGGCGGCAAGATTGCCCGGCAGGTTGGGGCCGCAGTCGGCGCCAAGGCGCAGCGCGACGTGTCCGTGCTGCGGCCGGATCTGTGCATCCTTGGGGTTTGCGGCGTCGATCTTGCGGCCGGATTGACAGCTTTCGAATATGAGGATGCGGAATTCAAGCGGCTCGTGGCCCGCAACAGCGCTGCCGTGATCGCGGCCGTCACCAATGACAAGCTCAGCACATCGGCGCCGCATGCGGTCATCGCGGCGCAGGAATGCCAGACGCTGATCGTCGAGCATGACGCCGCCAAAGACAAAACCGAACTCTACGAAACCCAAGGCATTACAGTTGTTTATGCAGGAGAAACAAGATCATGAGGATTGCCCATGTCGCACTCTGGACCACAGACCTCGATCGTCTCTGCCGCTTCTGGGCAGATATCTTCGGCGCCACCGTGGGTGATCTTTACGAAAGCGCGCGGCGTCCCGGCTTTTCCTCGCGGTTTCTATATCTGAAGGACGGCCCCTCGGTCGAGGTCATGCAAGGCCCCTGGATCAGCGCAGAGAATGGACAGGCCGAGCGCCAGGGCTATGCTCATTTGGCGCTGTCTCTGGGCAGCCGCGAGGCCGTCGATGCGCTGGCGGCGAAGGCTGCGGCATCGGGCATCCTTTTATCGCCGGCCCGCATGACCGGGGACGGCTTCTACGAGGCTGTGCTGAGCGATCCCGACGGCAACCCCATCGAAATCACGGCCTGACGCCGTCACCACGTTCTACAGGAAAAGACCATGGACCAGCATCGTATCAACCCGCCGCAAGCCGCCGTCCGGCAACCCTATATGCCAAAAACGCGGCTTGCCGTTTCGCTGCTGTTCCTGATGAACGGCTTCGTTACCGGTAGCTGGGCGCCCAAAATCCCGGAATTCAAGGACAGGCTCGGCATTAGCGAAAGCGTGCTCGGCCTGCTGATCCTTGCTTTCGGTCTGGGGTCGCTGGTGCTGATGCCGATTGCCGGCGGGTTTATTGCAAGGCTCGGGTCGCAAAAGGTGGTGAAGGTAACGGCGATCCTGCTGTCGCCGATGCTGCTGCTGCTCACGCTCCTTCCCAATGTCTGGACGGCGGTGATCGGCATGATCCTGCTTGGCGGGTTCGTCGGCGCGATGGACGTGGCGATGAATGCCAATGCGGTCGAGGTCGAAAAATCGATGCGGCGGGCGATCATGTCGTCCTGCCATGCCTATTGGAGCCTTGGTGGTCTGATCGGCGCTGCGAGCGGCGGCCTCATCATGGCGCATTTCGGCGTCTATGCGCATGCCATTCTCGTCACGCTGGTCTGCCTTTCGGTGCTCACGATTGCCTGGCCGATGATCCTTGCCGACCAGCCGCATCCGGATACGGCCAAGCAAAAATTGCGGCTGCCATCCAATCCGCTGCCCTGGCTGATCGGACTGGTCGCCTTGTTCTCCATGGTGCCGGAAGGCACGGTGCTGGATTGGGGCGCGCTCTACCTGCGCAACGAACTCGGCGCTTCCGTTGCCATGTCCGGGTTCGGCTTTGCCGCCTTCTCGGCCACGATGGCGATCATGCGCTTTGCCGGCGACCATGTCCGCGACCGGTTTGGGGGTGTGAGAACCCTGCGCGTCTGCACGCTGACGGCACTGGTCGGCCTCGTGCTTGCCGGCCTGGCGCCCAACGCGCCGCTCGCTATTCTCGGCTTTGCGCTCGCCGGTGTCGGCATTTCCAACATGGTGCCCATCGCCTTTTCGGCCGCCGGCAACATGCCGGGCCTGGCGCCGGGTATCGGCCTGTCGGTCGCCACGTTCATGGGCTATTCCGGCATGCTGTTTGCGCCGTCGCTGATCGGTTTCGTTGCGGAACATACCGGCTTCTCGATCATCTTTACCTGCGTGCCGATCCTGTTCATCGTCGTTCTGGCGCTGTCGCATCACGCCGTGCATGCCGATCCGAAGGAGCGTGGGTGAATGATGATTGACTTTTGCAACGGCCCCTCGAGATCTCCCTCTTCTCCCCCAGCGGGGAGAAGTGCCGAGCGAATGCGAGGCGATGAGGGGGGCTTCGGCGAAGCCGGAGCCAGATAAAGTGGTCTTCGGCCCCCCTCATCCGCCCTTCGGGCACCTTCTCCCCGCCGGGGAGAAGAGGGAGTGCGCCGAAAACCCTTGGTAGAAAGCACTGACAGGATGAGCCGATTGGCGCGGCAGACATCAATTCGCCGTCAATCCATGAATGTTGCCGTTGACAAGGCGGCTTTCCTCATCCACCTCAGGGAAAGTCGCCGCAACAGCACGTGCAAGGGGCTTTCATGTCTTCCGCCTTCGATTACGAACCGCAACCCCGCAGGGCCTCCGTTGCCGTCGATGTTGGCGGGGTGATCGTCGGAGGATCGGCGCCCGTGGTCGTCCAGTCGATGACCAATACCGATACGGCCGATGTCGATGCGACCGTCGCCCAGGTGGCTGCTCTTCACAGGGCAGGCTCGGAACTGGTGCGCATTACGGTTGACCGCGACGAGAGTGCGGCTGCGGTG comes from the Pararhizobium qamdonense genome and includes:
- a CDS encoding DeoR/GlpR family DNA-binding transcription regulator, whose translation is MQTELLLRQRQSLIQDRLRLSGRVLAVDLAQEFNVSEDTIRRDLRELAAAGLCERVYGGALPVAPGGTTLVQRVGEALGRKAALASAAVPFITSGMTVFFDASSTNLAIAQALPSGLELTAVTNTPLIAAELMKNPGADIILIGGKIARQVGAAVGAKAQRDVSVLRPDLCILGVCGVDLAAGLTAFEYEDAEFKRLVARNSAAVIAAVTNDKLSTSAPHAVIAAQECQTLIVEHDAAKDKTELYETQGITVVYAGETRS
- a CDS encoding amino acid ABC transporter substrate-binding protein, whose protein sequence is MKWVPTLLAAAAFAQLVSGSAFAGENLEAVKSAGALKIGTEGTYAPFTYHDESGKLVGFDVEIGEAVAQKLGVKAEFLEGKWDGLIAGLDANRYDAVINQVGITEERKKKYDFSEPYIASKAVLIVKSDNAEIKDFPDLKGKNSAQSLTSNFGKLAQASGAELIGTDGFDQSIQLVLTGRADATINDSLSFLDFKKKKPDAPVKIAAEQANADYSGIIVRKGEPELLEAINKALTEIKADGTYETISQKYFGADVSK
- a CDS encoding MFS transporter; the protein is MDQHRINPPQAAVRQPYMPKTRLAVSLLFLMNGFVTGSWAPKIPEFKDRLGISESVLGLLILAFGLGSLVLMPIAGGFIARLGSQKVVKVTAILLSPMLLLLTLLPNVWTAVIGMILLGGFVGAMDVAMNANAVEVEKSMRRAIMSSCHAYWSLGGLIGAASGGLIMAHFGVYAHAILVTLVCLSVLTIAWPMILADQPHPDTAKQKLRLPSNPLPWLIGLVALFSMVPEGTVLDWGALYLRNELGASVAMSGFGFAAFSATMAIMRFAGDHVRDRFGGVRTLRVCTLTALVGLVLAGLAPNAPLAILGFALAGVGISNMVPIAFSAAGNMPGLAPGIGLSVATFMGYSGMLFAPSLIGFVAEHTGFSIIFTCVPILFIVVLALSHHAVHADPKERG
- a CDS encoding VOC family protein — translated: MRIAHVALWTTDLDRLCRFWADIFGATVGDLYESARRPGFSSRFLYLKDGPSVEVMQGPWISAENGQAERQGYAHLALSLGSREAVDALAAKAAASGILLSPARMTGDGFYEAVLSDPDGNPIEITA